ACCACGGCCAGAACTCTTTCCTCTGGCGAAACAACCTGGCACAGATCGTGCAACTCTTCAATCAGAGTAAGGGCCTGGTCGGATGAAAGGCCAAACTTCGGTCTCATCAAAACATCGCGTATCTCATCCATGATTTGAAGCGATGTGAAACACTCAATGAAACCGTCAAGGGCAAGCTCAAGGAGGCGAGCTGGAACCCCTCCGAAGGGAAACGCGGAAATAACGACATTTGAATCAAGAACGATGCGCGGAGTGCTCAACGACGGGAGCCCCTGGCCCTGCGATATGCTTTAATCTCAGTCGCTATGTCTTCCGGAGTCAGCCCCTTGCTCCTGGCAATCTCTC
This window of the Candidatus Aegiribacteria sp. genome carries:
- a CDS encoding putative toxin-antitoxin system toxin component, PIN family, with the translated sequence MSTPRIVLDSNVVISAFPFGGVPARLLELALDGFIECFTSLQIMDEIRDVLMRPKFGLSSDQALTLIEELHDLCQVVSPEERVLAVVDDPDDNIILECASTADADFIVSGDSHLLHLRQWRDIHILSPSDFLKTMKDQKNT